One window of bacterium genomic DNA carries:
- a CDS encoding glycosyltransferase family 9 protein, whose translation AQYKAKAIIFGGVSDLNEAYKIQAMARNKPIIACGKISISELPLFFERCSLIIGNDTGIIHLAYGLNKKTIVILGPTTVEMGFGPYKTSSAIIVEKSIPCRPCSPHGPQKCPKGHFNCMKLITENDITIPAIKMLGIYS comes from the coding sequence GCTCAATACAAAGCAAAGGCAATTATCTTTGGAGGGGTGTCTGATTTAAATGAAGCCTATAAAATCCAGGCAATGGCAAGAAATAAGCCCATAATTGCCTGTGGAAAAATAAGCATTTCAGAGCTCCCCCTATTTTTTGAAAGATGTTCTCTTATTATTGGGAATGATACGGGAATAATCCACCTAGCCTATGGCTTAAATAAAAAAACAATAGTTATTCTTGGCCCTACAACAGTTGAAATGGGCTTTGGTCCTTATAAAACTAGCTCTGCCATAATTGTTGAAAAATCCATTCCTTGCCGTCCCTGTAGCCCACATGGACCCCAAAAATGCCCAAAGGGACACTTTAATTGTATGAAGCTAATTACAGAAAATGATATTACCATTCCTGCGATAAAGATGCTTGGAATTTATAGTTAA